From the genome of Campylobacter concisus, one region includes:
- a CDS encoding M3 family oligoendopeptidase — protein sequence MQIWDLKALFANEKECEQNALNLQKECEKFKDKYLESYENLKTDEFLKAFSEYENLIAKISKVMTYAFLNFAKDTSKGAFYAKIDEIATKANENLIFFEIKFNEFSPKKQEEIIKSSKKYGYYLSNLAKAKPHQLSVAEERVLLRTASTGAEGFSRLFDESMSKMRFKFKGELLNEEEILAKLHDNDQSVRKLAAKSLSNELSKHQHLLGYIYNMIKTDLKISCELRNFKLPEEPRHLENQISKKSVDSLIAVTEKNFDLVSKFYERKREILGLKKLYDYDRYAPLSSEGEYKFDECKKIVLKAFGTFSPKFGDIAKSAFSDGWIDVYPAPNKRGGAFSHSGSSDTHPYILLNHTNQRRDLFTLAHELGHAVHQKLSYNVSYLNSDTPLTTAETASVFCEMLVFDHVKDGLSKKEKISLLAGKIEDIFATLYRQINFTTFERAVHAHEGEISLDELNKIWLRESKKMFGKSVTLNDYYKIWWSYIPHFIHTPFYCYAYSYAQLLVLALFGLYKSGKCKNFVEIYTEFLNLGGSLSPRELVGKFGFDIDDKNFWQIGINEVKKLVDEFLEISKD from the coding sequence ATGCAAATTTGGGATCTAAAAGCACTTTTTGCAAACGAAAAAGAGTGCGAGCAAAACGCACTAAATTTACAAAAAGAGTGCGAGAAATTTAAAGATAAATACCTTGAAAGTTATGAAAATTTAAAAACAGACGAGTTTTTAAAGGCATTTAGCGAATATGAAAATTTAATAGCTAAAATTTCAAAAGTAATGACTTATGCTTTTTTAAATTTTGCCAAAGATACAAGCAAGGGTGCATTTTACGCAAAGATCGATGAGATAGCAACAAAAGCAAATGAAAATTTGATATTTTTTGAGATCAAATTTAATGAGTTTAGCCCTAAAAAACAAGAAGAAATTATCAAAAGCTCTAAAAAATATGGCTACTATCTAAGCAATCTCGCTAAAGCAAAACCACACCAACTAAGCGTTGCCGAAGAAAGAGTCTTGCTTCGCACTGCAAGCACTGGGGCTGAGGGCTTTTCGAGGCTTTTTGATGAGAGCATGAGCAAGATGAGGTTTAAATTTAAAGGTGAGCTTTTAAATGAAGAGGAAATTTTAGCCAAGCTTCATGACAACGATCAAAGCGTGCGAAAACTAGCCGCTAAGAGCCTTTCAAACGAACTTAGCAAGCACCAGCACCTTCTTGGCTACATATACAATATGATAAAAACTGATCTAAAAATAAGCTGCGAGCTACGAAATTTCAAGCTCCCTGAAGAGCCAAGACACCTTGAAAATCAAATCAGTAAAAAAAGCGTTGATTCGCTAATTGCTGTAACTGAGAAAAATTTTGACCTAGTCTCTAAATTTTACGAGCGAAAAAGAGAAATTTTAGGTCTTAAAAAGCTTTATGATTACGATAGATACGCGCCTCTTAGCAGTGAGGGCGAGTATAAATTTGATGAGTGCAAAAAGATAGTTTTAAAGGCGTTTGGGACATTTTCACCTAAATTTGGCGATATAGCCAAAAGCGCCTTTAGTGACGGCTGGATCGACGTTTATCCAGCTCCGAACAAGCGAGGTGGCGCGTTTTCTCACTCTGGATCAAGCGACACGCACCCTTATATTTTGCTAAATCACACAAACCAGCGAAGAGACCTTTTCACGCTAGCTCACGAGCTTGGCCACGCCGTGCATCAAAAGCTCTCTTATAATGTAAGCTACCTAAACTCAGACACTCCGCTAACCACGGCTGAGACGGCTTCAGTCTTTTGTGAGATGCTAGTTTTTGACCACGTAAAAGACGGCCTTAGCAAAAAAGAGAAAATTTCACTGCTCGCTGGCAAGATCGAGGATATATTTGCCACGCTTTACCGCCAGATAAATTTCACCACCTTTGAAAGGGCTGTGCACGCACACGAAGGCGAGATCAGCCTAGATGAGCTAAATAAAATTTGGCTAAGAGAGAGCAAAAAGATGTTTGGCAAAAGTGTCACGCTAAATGACTACTACAAAATTTGGTGGAGCTACATCCCGCACTTCATCCACACGCCATTTTACTGCTACGCTTACTCTTACGCGCAGCTTCTTGTACTTGCACTTTTTGGGCTTTATAAAAGCGGTAAATGTAAAAATTTTGTCGAAATTTACACCGAGTTTTTGAACCTTGGCGGGAGTCTTAGCCCAAGGGAGCTTGTGGGTAAATTTGGCTTTGATATAGATGATAAAAATTTCTGGCAGATAGGCATAAACGAGGTCAAAAAACTAGTAGATGAGTTTTTAGAAATTTCAAAGGATTAA
- the smpB gene encoding SsrA-binding protein SmpB, with amino-acid sequence MKDLAKNKKALHDFSILETFEAGIVLKGSEVKALRAGRANLKDSFVRVIKGELFLLNAHISYLETAHSTFRPNERAARKLLMHRKQIDKIFGQVSQDGLALVVLALYLSDKNIVKARLALAKGKNLHDKRETLKRREADKEARAAIKRYV; translated from the coding sequence ATAAAAGATCTAGCAAAAAACAAAAAAGCTTTGCATGACTTTAGCATACTTGAAACCTTTGAGGCTGGCATCGTTTTAAAAGGCAGCGAAGTCAAAGCTCTAAGGGCTGGTAGAGCAAATTTAAAAGATAGCTTTGTGCGCGTCATAAAAGGTGAGCTTTTTTTACTAAACGCCCATATCAGCTATCTCGAGACTGCACATAGCACATTTCGTCCAAATGAGCGAGCAGCCAGAAAACTTTTGATGCACAGAAAACAGATCGATAAAATTTTTGGTCAAGTCTCACAAGATGGGCTTGCTCTAGTCGTTTTGGCGCTTTATCTAAGCGATAAAAACATCGTAAAAGCAAGACTAGCCCTTGCAAAAGGTAAAAATTTACACGACAAGCGCGAGACTTTAAAAAGACGTGAGGCAGACAAAGAGGCAAGAGCTGCCATAAAAAGATATGTTTAA
- a CDS encoding TlpA family protein disulfide reductase, with translation MKNLLVLIITLFAFFGCSDDESSSANFKEFSPNEEVKLVDVSGKELTLVRKDRGFAIKNDENKVLMIDIFGTFCPPCQKEAAELTKYQLENKDKFILIGLTHFENVTNEYVLHEFMQKFNAYYFITNDQKINDRLAEQIVRDIEYKHEIALPFKVVIKNGEYQILTDVDSGQYGVKYYLGGIKVTKMKEDLSKIYETK, from the coding sequence ATGAAAAATTTACTCGTTTTAATAATCACTTTATTTGCTTTTTTTGGTTGTAGCGATGATGAAAGCAGCAGTGCAAATTTTAAAGAATTTAGCCCAAATGAAGAAGTTAAACTTGTAGATGTGAGCGGCAAGGAGCTTACTTTAGTTCGAAAAGACCGCGGCTTTGCTATCAAAAATGATGAAAATAAGGTTTTAATGATCGATATTTTTGGTACATTTTGCCCGCCTTGTCAAAAAGAGGCAGCTGAGCTTACAAAATACCAGCTTGAAAACAAAGATAAATTTATACTAATTGGACTAACTCATTTTGAAAATGTCACAAATGAGTATGTTTTACACGAATTTATGCAAAAATTTAATGCCTATTATTTCATAACAAACGATCAAAAGATAAATGATAGACTTGCCGAGCAGATCGTAAGAGACATCGAATATAAACACGAGATCGCACTACCTTTCAAGGTCGTGATAAAAAATGGCGAATATCAAATTTTAACAGACGTAGATAGCGGACAATACGGGGTAAAATACTATCTTGGTGGTATAAAAGTCACAAAAATGAAAGAAGATCTGTCAAAAATTTATGAGACAAAATAA
- a CDS encoding ATP-dependent helicase: MEKLLSNLNEAQREAATHIDGPMLILAGAGSGKTKTITTRLAYLIGEVGIDAANTLTLTFTNKAANEMRSRAMAMLSQSGKNYSPLLCTFHKFGLLFLKLYIEKLGRKNNFVIIDTDDKKRIIKSFESPVATAILSSEISNYKNSLLSVEEVYKNANFSSFDKSKDNFYKQAAQIYEKYEDYLKTNNLVDFDDLLGLTYKILDENEDLAREISNRYKYIMVDEYQDTNDLQYKLLKKLCLCHENICVVGDDDQSIYGWRGAKIDNILNFKDQFKDVKIIRLEKNYRSSEAILKAANELIDHNRNRLGKKLVGTKGEGEAVNLIESFDESVEAGKIAKCIKELLSKGVQAKDIAILYRINALSRSLEDGLNKEQIAYKMVGGVKFYERAEIKDIISYLRLINNPNDDFSIRRIINRPKRGLGKVSLDKLEKMAFEGKISIYEAISNISDNDEAFSKKVKSALVEFANSLKELQESSSVFDLIDKFEAKFGVKKYYESLPDGAERAANIDEFYAVLKDQIKQNPSFDLEEFLNEITLTSEQDGISDEAISIMSVHASKGLEFEHLFVIGLEEGFFPLIGDGSDIEEERRLAYVAITRAKKTLSLSFANSRFYKGQRTRLNKSRFLSESGITHGSLVIEKSNEFKKGDLVKHKIFGIGRVSAVSKIKKEFKLTINFGGNVREIMSSFVEKAV, translated from the coding sequence ATGGAAAAATTACTATCAAATTTAAACGAAGCCCAGCGTGAAGCAGCTACTCATATAGATGGTCCGATGCTCATACTTGCAGGAGCTGGTAGCGGCAAGACAAAGACGATCACAACTAGGCTTGCTTACCTCATCGGCGAGGTCGGTATAGACGCGGCAAATACACTAACTCTTACTTTTACAAACAAAGCCGCCAACGAGATGCGCAGTAGAGCCATGGCGATGCTAAGCCAAAGTGGCAAAAATTACTCGCCACTACTTTGTACATTTCACAAATTTGGACTTTTGTTTTTAAAGCTATATATTGAAAAGCTTGGCAGAAAAAATAATTTCGTAATAATCGACACAGATGATAAAAAACGCATCATCAAAAGCTTTGAAAGTCCAGTTGCCACGGCGATTTTGTCAAGTGAAATTTCAAATTATAAAAACTCACTTTTAAGCGTCGAAGAGGTCTATAAAAATGCAAATTTCTCGTCTTTCGATAAAAGCAAAGATAATTTTTACAAACAAGCTGCTCAAATTTATGAAAAATATGAAGACTATTTAAAAACAAATAATCTTGTTGATTTTGACGATTTATTGGGTCTTACATATAAAATTTTAGACGAGAACGAAGATCTTGCGAGAGAAATTTCAAACCGATACAAATACATAATGGTCGATGAGTATCAAGACACAAACGACCTTCAATATAAACTGCTAAAAAAGCTCTGTCTATGCCACGAAAACATCTGCGTGGTGGGCGATGATGATCAAAGTATCTACGGCTGGCGCGGCGCGAAAATAGATAATATCTTAAATTTCAAAGATCAATTTAAAGATGTAAAGATTATCAGGCTTGAGAAAAACTACCGCTCGAGCGAGGCGATACTAAAAGCTGCAAACGAGTTAATAGATCATAACCGCAACCGACTTGGCAAGAAGCTTGTGGGCACAAAAGGCGAAGGCGAGGCTGTAAATTTGATAGAGAGCTTTGATGAGAGCGTTGAGGCTGGTAAGATCGCAAAATGTATAAAAGAGCTTTTAAGCAAAGGCGTGCAAGCAAAAGATATCGCGATCTTATACCGCATAAACGCGCTCTCTCGCTCACTTGAAGATGGACTAAACAAAGAGCAGATCGCCTATAAAATGGTCGGTGGTGTAAAATTTTACGAAAGAGCCGAGATCAAAGATATCATAAGCTACCTAAGGCTGATAAATAATCCAAACGATGATTTTTCAATAAGGCGCATCATAAACCGTCCAAAGCGCGGCCTTGGTAAAGTAAGCCTTGATAAGCTTGAAAAAATGGCATTTGAGGGCAAAATTTCCATTTACGAGGCGATCTCAAACATCTCTGATAACGATGAAGCCTTTAGTAAAAAGGTGAAATCGGCACTTGTTGAGTTTGCGAACAGCCTAAAAGAGCTTCAAGAAAGCAGCTCGGTTTTTGACCTAATAGATAAATTTGAAGCTAAATTTGGTGTGAAAAAATACTACGAGAGCTTGCCAGATGGTGCTGAAAGAGCGGCGAACATCGACGAGTTTTACGCTGTTTTAAAAGATCAGATCAAGCAAAATCCAAGCTTTGATCTAGAGGAATTTCTAAACGAGATCACGCTAACAAGCGAGCAAGACGGCATCAGTGACGAGGCTATTAGCATTATGAGCGTGCATGCGAGCAAGGGGCTTGAATTTGAGCACCTTTTTGTTATCGGTCTTGAAGAGGGATTTTTTCCACTCATCGGCGATGGCAGCGACATCGAAGAAGAACGCAGACTTGCATACGTGGCGATCACAAGAGCTAAAAAGACACTTAGTCTAAGCTTTGCAAATTCGCGCTTTTACAAGGGTCAGCGCACGAGGCTAAATAAGAGTAGATTTTTAAGTGAGAGCGGTATCACGCATGGCTCGCTAGTCATCGAAAAGAGTAATGAATTTAAAAAAGGCGACTTGGTTAAGCATAAAATTTTTGGTATCGGTAGGGTGAGTGCGGTTAGTAAGATCAAAAAAGAGTTTAAGCTCACTATAAATTTTGGTGGCAACGTAAGAGAGATCATGTCAAGCTTCGTGGAAAAGGCCGTATGA
- the flgC gene encoding flagellar basal body rod protein FlgC, giving the protein MSYLNDFDISGYGLSAQRFRMNVISSNIANAQTTRTAEGGPYRRQEVIFKEMNFDKILNDQLKSSQSLLEYENPLDDPSSPRNAHPALTSVIVDKVVRDDKDFQLKYDPSHPDANANGYVAFPNINPVIEMSDLLEATRAYQANVAAFQNAKTIAQSAISLISGQA; this is encoded by the coding sequence ATGTCATACTTAAACGATTTTGATATTAGTGGATACGGACTAAGCGCGCAACGCTTCAGGATGAACGTCATCAGCTCAAACATAGCAAATGCTCAAACTACAAGAACGGCTGAAGGTGGGCCTTATAGAAGACAAGAGGTGATCTTTAAAGAGATGAATTTTGATAAAATTTTAAACGATCAGCTTAAAAGCTCACAAAGTCTACTCGAGTATGAAAATCCGCTTGACGATCCAAGCTCACCAAGAAACGCTCACCCTGCCCTAACTAGTGTGATCGTAGATAAAGTGGTGCGCGACGATAAGGACTTTCAGCTAAAATATGACCCGAGCCATCCAGACGCAAATGCAAATGGCTACGTCGCATTTCCAAATATAAACCCAGTCATTGAGATGTCTGACCTACTTGAAGCAACAAGGGCATATCAAGCAAACGTGGCAGCCTTTCAAAATGCAAAAACAATAGCACAAAGTGCGATATCACTTATTTCAGGACAAGCATAA
- the csrA gene encoding carbon storage regulator CsrA, with protein MLILARKENEEILIGNDIKVVIVNISKNTVKLGIEAPRNTMILRSELANDIKNENIHATKTASEADIHELAKKIEK; from the coding sequence ATGTTAATCCTAGCAAGAAAAGAAAATGAAGAAATTTTAATAGGAAATGACATAAAAGTTGTCATAGTAAATATTTCAAAAAATACCGTTAAACTCGGTATCGAAGCGCCACGAAATACAATGATACTAAGAAGCGAATTAGCAAATGATATCAAAAATGAAAATATCCATGCCACAAAAACTGCAAGTGAAGCCGATATCCACGAGCTAGCCAAAAAAATCGAGAAATGA
- the truB gene encoding tRNA pseudouridine(55) synthase TruB: MNAIFVANKPAGMSSNHFLGRLKRKYGVKKAGFSGTLDPFASGCLIVAFGSYTKFFRFLDKSPKVYKATIWLGASSPSMDNENITEISNVKEINLEKLEAIRSELTGKISYIPPKFSAKHVNGTRAYKLARNGEEFELKTETMEIFDSQILNYSHPFLTIRLSVSEGSYIRSYAEIFGKKLGYNVTLSSLKRTSEGKFCYENEKFLNICDFLNIQKNTYLGDINDILDGKKLKINDFETQKQGIYLLNYDKFMSVIQITDDTINYTLNKVEKC, from the coding sequence ATGAACGCCATCTTCGTGGCAAATAAGCCAGCTGGCATGAGCTCAAACCACTTTTTAGGGCGATTAAAGAGAAAATACGGCGTTAAAAAAGCTGGATTTTCAGGTACACTTGATCCATTTGCTAGTGGCTGCCTAATAGTCGCTTTTGGCTCGTATACGAAATTTTTTAGATTTTTAGACAAAAGCCCAAAAGTCTATAAAGCAACGATCTGGCTTGGGGCTAGCAGTCCCAGCATGGACAATGAAAATATCACTGAAATTTCAAATGTAAAAGAGATAAATTTAGAAAAACTAGAAGCCATAAGAAGTGAGCTGACTGGCAAGATAAGCTACATCCCGCCAAAATTTAGCGCCAAGCATGTAAATGGTACAAGAGCCTACAAGCTAGCTAGAAACGGCGAAGAATTTGAGCTAAAGACAGAAACGATGGAAATTTTTGATAGCCAAATTTTAAACTATTCGCACCCATTTTTAACTATCCGTCTAAGCGTAAGCGAAGGAAGTTATATCCGTTCGTATGCAGAAATTTTTGGGAAAAAGCTTGGTTATAATGTAACTTTAAGCTCATTAAAAAGGACAAGTGAAGGCAAATTTTGCTACGAAAATGAAAAATTTTTGAATATTTGTGATTTTTTAAACATTCAGAAAAATACATATCTTGGGGATATAAACGATATTCTTGATGGTAAGAAATTAAAAATTAACGATTTTGAAACACAAAAGCAAGGAATTTATTTGCTAAATTATGATAAATTTATGAGCGTAATCCAAATCACGGATGATACTATAAATTACACTCTAAATAAGGTTGAAAAATGTTAA
- a CDS encoding peptidoglycan D,D-transpeptidase FtsI family protein, with translation MNSRKSKITILFLLITFGISIFVLVIFYRASIERKLPRLQTSDINTAIRGNIITKDGFSISSSQKLYKVMLDARNIDPNKKEMFIKLYSLYSGDDPNKVRKIINGTKGIVTLSYSIDAKGATYLQELSRKLNRKSILVSYLDPKTGLASFQGMRVMESGQNRKFMSKDALTPAIGYVSKTESDALTKSKGVKGLERYYEDYLAPIQNAKILGPRDIGNNIILTSDSNLATRVDGYNAVLSIPLKFQTKLEQILDEKREFLDAKELVICIMNSKNGEILALASSSRYDPSNIRKQDYSALNSTVSEYAYEVGSVFKPFIFSILLQEKKVNPFELVNTYNGRYQLGKRIIKDTHPEPFMSAEDIIVHSSNIGMIQLVERLNGPQIYQGLLNFGFSRKTGIDLPYEQVGMMPTVTKLNSSTYKATVSYGYGLQATFMQLLKAYNTFNNKGIEVTPHMVAYLERNGKRYDLPKSEPAQVISQETAKIMKRILIKTVEKGTGLKAFTPGLEIGGKTGTAHIASGSGGYSNTYNGSFFGFVNDTRGNSYTIGVLARDPKRPYYYFGAQSALPMFKKAVDLMVEDGYLFPDVNVIAEFEAKKDKLKNDKTKQKPALD, from the coding sequence ATGAATTCCAGAAAATCAAAAATAACCATACTTTTTTTATTAATTACTTTTGGAATTTCAATATTTGTGCTTGTCATATTTTATAGAGCAAGTATAGAGCGAAAGCTTCCTAGGCTTCAAACAAGCGATATAAACACAGCAATTCGTGGTAATATAATCACAAAAGATGGCTTTAGCATCTCTTCAAGTCAAAAACTCTACAAAGTAATGCTTGACGCTAGAAATATTGATCCTAATAAAAAAGAGATGTTTATCAAGCTATATTCGCTTTACAGCGGCGACGATCCAAACAAAGTAAGAAAGATTATAAATGGCACAAAAGGTATCGTTACGCTCTCATATAGCATTGATGCAAAGGGTGCTACCTACCTTCAAGAGCTCTCAAGAAAGCTAAATCGCAAGAGCATTTTGGTTTCATACCTTGATCCAAAAACAGGACTTGCTTCATTTCAGGGCATGAGAGTAATGGAGAGCGGCCAAAATCGTAAATTTATGTCAAAAGACGCCCTCACACCAGCTATTGGCTACGTGAGCAAAACTGAAAGTGACGCACTTACAAAAAGTAAAGGCGTAAAAGGTCTTGAGAGATATTATGAAGATTATTTAGCTCCGATACAAAATGCAAAAATTTTAGGGCCTCGTGATATTGGAAACAATATCATTTTAACAAGTGACTCAAATTTAGCAACAAGAGTAGATGGCTACAATGCGGTGCTTTCTATACCGCTTAAATTTCAAACTAAACTAGAGCAAATTTTAGATGAAAAGCGTGAATTTCTAGATGCAAAAGAGTTAGTCATCTGCATAATGAATAGCAAAAATGGAGAAATTTTAGCCCTAGCTTCTAGCTCAAGATATGATCCTTCAAACATAAGAAAGCAAGATTATAGCGCTCTAAATTCGACCGTTAGTGAATATGCTTATGAAGTTGGCTCAGTTTTTAAGCCATTTATATTTTCTATCTTACTTCAGGAGAAGAAAGTAAATCCATTTGAGCTTGTAAATACCTATAATGGCCGATATCAACTTGGCAAAAGGATAATCAAAGATACCCATCCAGAGCCTTTTATGAGTGCTGAAGATATAATCGTACATAGCTCAAACATCGGTATGATTCAACTTGTTGAACGTTTAAATGGTCCACAAATTTATCAAGGACTTTTAAATTTTGGCTTTTCAAGAAAAACTGGCATAGATCTACCTTACGAGCAAGTAGGCATGATGCCAACAGTTACAAAGCTAAACTCATCGACATATAAGGCGACTGTGAGCTACGGATACGGCTTGCAAGCTACATTTATGCAGCTTTTAAAAGCCTATAATACATTTAACAATAAAGGCATTGAAGTTACTCCTCACATGGTTGCCTACTTAGAGAGAAATGGAAAAAGATATGATTTGCCAAAGTCCGAGCCAGCTCAAGTTATATCACAAGAGACCGCAAAGATAATGAAGAGAATTTTAATAAAAACGGTTGAGAAAGGTACTGGACTAAAAGCCTTTACGCCAGGACTTGAGATAGGTGGCAAGACTGGAACTGCACACATTGCCTCAGGTAGTGGTGGATACAGCAATACCTACAATGGCTCATTTTTTGGCTTTGTAAATGATACAAGAGGCAATAGCTACACAATAGGCGTTTTAGCAAGGGATCCTAAAAGACCTTACTACTACTTCGGTGCTCAAAGTGCCTTGCCTATGTTTAAAAAAGCAGTTGATCTGATGGTTGAGGATGGATATTTATTTCCTGATGTAAATGTAATAGCTGAGTTTGAAGCCAAAAAAGATAAGCTTAAAAACGATAAGACAAAACAAAAGCCTGCTTTGGACTAA
- the flgB gene encoding flagellar basal body rod protein FlgB has product MFVLDKSKSSPLVESALAGRELRQKLISGNLANVDTPFYKARDIRFEDVLKEKANEIYNVSESKKLNLAKTNEAHMAAVDFPKSDTAQIFLRDGHMARNDANTVDLDVETTEMGKNTVMINALDSAYKAQGNIFKSVIDASAKN; this is encoded by the coding sequence ATGTTTGTTTTAGATAAATCAAAATCTAGCCCTCTTGTTGAATCAGCTCTTGCAGGCAGAGAACTACGCCAAAAACTAATCTCTGGCAATCTTGCAAATGTTGATACACCATTTTATAAAGCTAGAGATATAAGATTTGAAGATGTTTTAAAAGAAAAAGCAAATGAAATTTATAACGTTTCAGAAAGCAAAAAACTAAATTTAGCTAAAACAAACGAAGCGCACATGGCTGCGGTTGATTTCCCAAAAAGCGATACAGCTCAAATTTTCTTGCGTGACGGTCACATGGCTAGAAATGACGCAAACACGGTTGATCTTGATGTTGAGACAACAGAAATGGGTAAAAATACAGTTATGATAAACGCCCTTGATAGCGCCTACAAGGCTCAGGGTAATATCTTTAAAAGCGTAATAGACGCAAGTGCTAAGAACTAG
- a CDS encoding 4-(cytidine 5'-diphospho)-2-C-methyl-D-erythritol kinase: MKSFAKINIFLKIVGTRGSYHEILSRFILCEQLFDEIYFKKSDSFAIECNNRDIKDNIIQKAVDELKRAGFSNELDEFFSSHKIIINKNIPIGAGLGGGSSNAATFLLMVNDELNLNIKHENLMQIASKIGADVAFFVSGYKAANVRGIGEIIEEFDDEVPDLNIFTPNVFCSTPAVYQDFRSNFLQYIDVNAAKKMQNLKSKELLEIYKNRELNDLFAPCFKLYPQMNEFKDKFLSGSGSSVFSVK, translated from the coding sequence ATGAAAAGCTTTGCAAAGATAAATATATTTTTAAAGATAGTTGGCACTAGAGGCAGCTACCACGAAATTTTATCGCGCTTTATCCTCTGTGAGCAGCTTTTTGATGAAATTTATTTTAAGAAATCAGATTCGTTTGCTATAGAATGCAACAACCGCGATATAAAAGATAACATCATCCAAAAAGCGGTAGATGAGCTAAAAAGAGCTGGCTTTTCAAACGAGCTTGACGAGTTTTTTAGCTCCCATAAAATCATCATTAACAAAAATATCCCAATTGGTGCGGGTCTTGGCGGAGGTAGTTCAAACGCCGCCACCTTTTTGCTAATGGTAAATGACGAGCTAAATTTAAATATAAAACATGAAAATTTGATGCAAATAGCGTCTAAAATCGGTGCAGATGTAGCTTTTTTCGTAAGTGGCTACAAGGCAGCAAATGTAAGAGGTATAGGTGAGATCATAGAAGAATTTGATGATGAAGTGCCAGATTTAAATATCTTCACACCAAATGTTTTTTGCTCCACACCGGCGGTTTATCAAGATTTTAGAAGCAATTTCTTACAATACATAGACGTTAATGCTGCAAAAAAGATGCAAAATTTAAAAAGCAAAGAGCTACTTGAAATTTATAAAAATAGGGAGCTAAACGATCTTTTTGCCCCATGCTTTAAGCTCTATCCACAGATGAACGAGTTTAAAGATAAATTTCTAAGTGGTAGCGGCAGTAGCGTATTTAGCGTAAAATAA
- the fliE gene encoding flagellar hook-basal body complex protein FliE, whose product MINSINLDKINKNENSNKIAKAGEEGGFENALNDSLKELNKVQINADKAIADLATGEVKDLHQAAIAIGKAETSMKLMLEIRNKALSAYKEISRTQI is encoded by the coding sequence ATGATAAATAGTATAAATTTAGACAAAATAAATAAAAATGAAAATTCAAATAAAATAGCAAAAGCAGGCGAAGAAGGCGGCTTTGAAAATGCCCTAAATGACTCTTTAAAAGAGCTAAATAAAGTCCAAATCAACGCTGATAAAGCCATAGCCGATCTTGCAACTGGCGAGGTAAAAGATCTTCACCAAGCTGCTATTGCGATAGGCAAAGCAGAGACTAGCATGAAGCTTATGCTAGAAATTCGCAACAAAGCACTAAGTGCTTATAAAGAAATTTCTAGAACACAAATTTAA